The DNA window AACTTAGTTACTTTCCCGACTGGCGCGCGTCTGCTGCTGGCACGGCCCTTTCCCGCCTGATTGCGCCTGCCCGCGTGCTGTGTTGGCGAGCTGGGCCCATCCATTCGTTCGTCGCTGATACGATACGCCCCTGCTCCGTCCCGGATCTCCGAGGTACGATCCGATTGCTGGCCTATTCCCCGTAGCTCCCTTCACAAGCAAGCCctggccatcatccattGGTGGCGACGGCCTCGTGCAAGCGGGCTGATCAACAGCCGTTGGTGGAGTCGGGCCGGGGAATTAATGGCCTCGCCGTTAGTCGTTGTTTCAATGTGGTGCCGTCGTCGCCGGGTGGATATAAAGTCCTGCTTCTTGTTCGACTGGTCGACTTTATCTACATCTCTCAATTCTTTTCGATATATTGCAAGCATCGAGTAGCGTCTTGCTCAAACACTTGCTCATATTCTCTATATTACTCCTAACACCTCAATCTCTATATCCATTCGATCAGCCAGCGCCATGGCCGTTGGCCCGCGAGTTTCCAAAGAAGAGTTCATGCATGCGCTGGTGCTAGATCCTCGGGACTCCCAGCACGAACAGTACTACCGAGCCATGCGAGTGAGTAACCACCGTCCTATATCTGGAACACACACCTATATGCGATCCCTTTTTCCCTCCATATCTCTACCTCATGCCTACAGACCTCGATCTCACAATCCCCAGGATGAAGCAATCATGGTCTACAACCGCATGAACCAAGACACAACGCACCTCCTAGACAGCGTGGCCGCCGACCCAGCCACTCGCccgcccttcttctggcACCATATCCGACCAGAGCGCCAGCGCTGGGCTATACTAGAGATCTGGCGCAATGCAGGCCCGCTGACTCGCCCACTGTTTGACCGCGGCGGAACTAATGGCGAGTACGGGCCCAACTGGGTCGCCGGGTGGTTGCTGTACAGTGTGTTTCGCTCACGGGATGTGAGGAATAATCGGAATCGGAGGAAGGGGGAGATTCATACAGGTGATGGTGAGATCTTTGGTTTTCTGACGATGTGGATTTAGATGGTCTTGCTAATATACTCTTGATTGTAGACAAGCGGTCTaagcagatcgaggaggcACCGCCTCCACCGAAGAAATATTACGATCCAGTGCGGAATGGGACGCTCTAAGGGTGTGAATTGTTTTTAATTTAAtttttctatttcttctcTATTTCTTTTGGTATCGCTTAATTGCTTGGAATGATTGACAGCCAGAAATGTAATGCCAATTGCCTTGCCCACGTCTGGGCACCCATGGACAAGTAAGCTCTATATTCGGAGATCAGTAGTTATGAATCTTGAAGAATTGAATCATTTTGATATTTCTTATGAAAGTGATACAAATTGGCTGTCTATTATTCTTTCTTGCTGACTTGGGAAATATGCAGCCGCGGCTTGGATATGACTGAAGACCGAAATTGAAATGACTGCTACAAGATGCGAAGTGATGTAAAACGGCACAGGCTCCATGTCTCCCGAAACAAAGTGAAAAGGATGTAAAGGTGCAATCCCCTAATCAATCGTCGTCCCCGCCGTCTTTGTCGTCTTTGCCGTCTTTGTCATGGCTTTTGACGTTCTTGTGGCGACGCTCCGACTTCAGAGCCTCAGTGACCGACTCATCTTGCTCGTCGGCACGCTCATTCCACTCGGCATCGTACTCGGCTGCAATGTTCTTTATTTCGCGACGGAGTGAGTTGCCCTCGTCAATCAGAGTCTCCCATAATTGAAGATCGACCTTGTGGTGCTGGTAAAGTTTCTTCTGCCGGGCACTGATCGTGAAATCCAGCGCGGACCGGTACGAGATCTCTCGGTTATGGTATAAAAACCACAGATAGCCGCCCATCAGCGTGGACAAACTGACCAAGTAGGTGACTGGTTCCATCGTATCCCAGCCCAGATCCGTTTCGAAGGTCAACCTGTACACGATGTACCACCACGAGGATAGAATCCCGAACCCGCCGATAGCCACTCGCTGCGCGCCGCGGTGAGCAAGTCTGTCACATTCGTGCTTGATCTCAGCAATGCCCTGAATCCGTCGTGCGAGCTTGCGCAGCCGCATGCGAAGATAGTACGTGCGTTCGTTGAACGACGGGACCCCAATTCGGATCTGACCCAGTCCATATGGAGCCCCTTCTATCGTGACAATGAACTCGCGCGCCCGCGCTGCGTCGCGGATGAAATCTCCCACTTCTGTGGCCTGAGACCACCGCACAAAGCGCTCGGCCCCGCCTTCGTCGGAGTTGGGATCGGGGTTGGTCCGGCGCGGATAGCTGTATGtctctgcatcttcttctctggatcgtcgtcggcgctCGGCAGGTACTCCGCTTCCGGGATGCTTCTCGCGGTCGAATTTACCCTCATTCAACTCTGCCTCGTGGTGGCCGCCATCTACATCCAAGTCACCTGGGATTTTTTGCCTTGGTTTGATTGCACTGTCGTCATGCTGCAATACAATAAATGAAATTGCTGGCGCTCGTTCTTTCCCATTCTCGCCCTTGATTGGTGGCAGTTCTGACTGAATTAGCCGCTCCAGATATGAGAGCGGCTGCTGAGGATGAACCAAGATAGCGATGGGTTCAATCCCTACCTGGAAGTCAGCATATTGCAGTACATCCCACGCATGAAGGAGGATATTCACCTTGATCAGCGCTTTTAttgccgatgatggtcaAGGGAATAATCAATTTGAAAAGCCGCGATGGTGTCGTCAACAACTTCCCTGTTGGTGATCAGAAAGTATCAAGTCTAGATGCAACGAGACCACTTACCCTTGGTCATACTCTGAGGCTGTTTGTCGGATTCCAACGTGGACTGCGActtctcgtcctcttcaTTCAACCTCTGTTGCTGCGGTCGAGtgtcttcctcatcatccacggTCTCAAagcgctgaagaagctcttCCGTTTTCTTGCTAGCGGCGGCCTTGGTACTGTTCATCGCCCCGAAGGAACGGGCTTGGTTCATTCCTTTGCGCATACATCGAGCTTCTGCGACCATCTCAGCAGATGCTCTAGATGGGCTGGCTGACACCAATAGTGTTCGCATACCTGGAAGCTGGGGACGTGAGCGACCTCCATTCTCGGCTAGGCAGTGCATCTGCCGGAGAGAAGACGAATGACCAAGTCCAGTCGCATTATCCAGTGCAATTGATCGCAGC is part of the Penicillium psychrofluorescens genome assembly, chromosome: 4 genome and encodes:
- a CDS encoding uncharacterized protein (ID:PFLUO_006681-T1.cds;~source:funannotate), whose translation is MVPWARNPSSLSWTAAGRVWQRSVRVCPPPRRLRSIALDNATGLGHSSSLRQMHCLAENGGRSRPQLPGMRTLLVSASPSRASAEMVAEARCMRKGMNQARSFGAMNSTKAAASKKTEELLQRFETVDDEEDTRPQQQRLNEEDEKSQSTLESDKQPQSMTKGKLLTTPSRLFKLIIPLTIIGNKSADQGIEPIAILVHPQQPLSYLERLIQSELPPIKGENGKERAPAISFIVLQHDDSAIKPRQKIPGDLDVDGGHHEAELNEGKFDREKHPGSGVPAERRRRSREEDAETYSYPRRTNPDPNSDEGGAERFVRWSQATEVGDFIRDAARAREFIVTIEGAPYGLGQIRIGVPSFNERTYYLRMRLRKLARRIQGIAEIKHECDRLAHRGAQRVAIGGFGILSSWWYIVYRLTFETDLGWDTMEPVTYLVSLSTLMGGYLWFLYHNREISYRSALDFTISARQKKLYQHHKVDLQLWETLIDEGNSLRREIKNIAAEYDAEWNERADEQDESVTEALKSERRHKNVKSHDKDGKDDKDGGDDD
- a CDS encoding uncharacterized protein (ID:PFLUO_006680-T1.cds;~source:funannotate), with amino-acid sequence MAVGPRVSKEEFMHALVLDPRDSQHEQYYRAMRDEAIMVYNRMNQDTTHLLDSVAADPATRPPFFWHHIRPERQRWAILEIWRNAGPLTRPLFDRGGTNGEYGPNWVAGWLLYSVFRSRDVRNNRNRRKGEIHTGDDKRSKQIEEAPPPPKKYYDPVRNGTL